In Luxibacter massiliensis, a single genomic region encodes these proteins:
- a CDS encoding response regulator transcription factor, protein MVTKQRILIVDDDENIAELISLYLLKECFDTKIVYNGEDALSAFDTYHPNLILLDLMLPGIDGYQVCREIRAKSSTPVIMLSAKGEVFDKVLGLELGADDYIMKPFDSKEMVARVRAVLRRYHPPKVEEPSHERAKCAEFDGLTINLTNYSVTCDGHPVEMPPKELELLYFLASSPNQVFTREQLLDQIWGYEYIGDTRTVDVHIKRIREKIKDHTSWGLSTVWGIGYKFEVK, encoded by the coding sequence ATGGTTACTAAGCAAAGAATTTTAATTGTAGATGACGATGAGAATATTGCAGAGTTAATTTCTCTCTATCTATTGAAGGAATGTTTTGATACAAAGATTGTCTATAATGGTGAGGATGCACTCTCCGCCTTTGATACTTACCATCCCAATTTAATCCTGCTGGACCTGATGCTGCCTGGTATTGACGGCTATCAGGTATGCAGGGAAATACGGGCCAAATCTTCTACCCCTGTCATCATGCTTTCAGCTAAGGGGGAGGTTTTTGACAAGGTACTGGGTTTAGAACTGGGGGCAGATGATTACATCATGAAACCTTTTGATTCTAAGGAGATGGTGGCCAGAGTACGTGCTGTACTGCGCAGATACCACCCTCCCAAGGTCGAAGAGCCTTCACATGAAAGAGCAAAATGTGCAGAATTTGATGGCCTGACTATTAATCTGACCAACTACTCTGTTACCTGTGACGGCCATCCCGTAGAAATGCCTCCGAAGGAATTGGAGCTTTTGTACTTCCTCGCTTCATCCCCCAATCAGGTGTTCACCAGAGAGCAGCTTTTAGATCAAATCTGGGGATATGAATATATTGGAGACACACGTACTGTAGACGTACATATTAAGAGAATCCGGGAAAAAATAAAAGACCATACCTCATGGGGACTCAGTACGGTGTGGGGCATCGGATATAAATTTGAAGTCAAATAA
- a CDS encoding 3'-5' exoribonuclease YhaM family protein: MRYINNLHEGETIRNIYLCRGKRSAETRNGKPYDNLLLQDKTGTLDGKVWDPNSQGIADYDEKDFIEVYGEVISYNNNLQLNIKQIRKASEGEFDLADYMPASEKSVDGMYEELLSYIRQISNNYLRSVVEFYFMKDEEFIKAFKEHSAAKTVHHGFAGGLLEHTLSVLRLCEYFADTYSILNKDLLLASAICHDIGKTKELSPFPDNDYTDDGQLLGHIIIGVEMVSEAVRSIPDFPEKLASELKHCIIAHHGELEYGSPKKPALAEAFALNLADNADAKMQTLTEIFKDKTGTDWLGYNRMFETNLRRSSI, from the coding sequence ATGAGATATATTAATAATTTACACGAAGGCGAGACAATACGTAATATTTACCTTTGCAGAGGCAAGAGATCTGCAGAGACAAGAAATGGGAAACCATATGACAACCTCTTGCTGCAGGATAAGACAGGGACTCTGGATGGAAAGGTATGGGATCCAAATTCACAGGGGATTGCGGACTATGATGAGAAAGATTTTATAGAAGTATATGGTGAGGTTATCAGTTATAATAATAATTTACAGTTAAATATTAAACAGATTAGAAAAGCATCTGAAGGAGAGTTCGACCTGGCAGATTACATGCCCGCCTCTGAGAAGAGCGTGGATGGTATGTATGAGGAACTGCTTTCTTATATCCGCCAGATTTCTAATAATTATCTGCGCAGCGTGGTAGAATTTTACTTTATGAAAGATGAAGAGTTTATCAAAGCCTTTAAGGAGCATTCAGCGGCAAAAACCGTACATCACGGGTTTGCAGGAGGACTGTTGGAGCATACTTTAAGCGTGTTAAGGTTATGCGAGTATTTTGCAGATACATACTCTATCCTCAACAAAGACTTGCTGCTTGCCTCCGCCATCTGCCACGATATAGGCAAGACTAAAGAGCTGTCCCCCTTCCCAGATAACGACTACACTGATGATGGACAACTCCTCGGCCATATTATCATAGGAGTCGAGATGGTAAGTGAGGCCGTACGTTCCATTCCAGACTTCCCCGAAAAACTGGCCAGTGAACTTAAGCATTGTATTATCGCACATCATGGAGAATTAGAGTACGGATCACCAAAAAAACCAGCCCTGGCAGAAGCTTTTGCATTAAATCTGGCAGATAATGCAGATGCCAAGATGCAGACACTTACAGAAATATTTAAAGACAAAACAGGGACAGACTGGCTGGGGTACAATCGCATGTTTGAGACAAACCTGCGGCGGAGTTCAATTTGA
- a CDS encoding DUF4368 domain-containing protein produces the protein MPNVFAPEIDENGERLQEVEIYYRFIGKIE, from the coding sequence GTGCCCAATGTATTTGCACCAGAGATAGACGAGAACGGCGAACGACTACAGGAAGTCGAGATATACTACCGCTTTATCGGAAAGATTGAGTAA
- a CDS encoding sensor histidine kinase, which produces MKSTLYLKFIIIYIIFGFLSFFTVGILSSQLILNRLEKSDSQNLYKEANLIATDYLPSYFLGEASSWAVHSQLSAMNLYLNSSLWFVESNGTLITSANLDGTKAPEAIQEFDPAEIGSNQFIIGNYHGYFEEDMITVMAPVTQGFYTKGYLLIHKPLSYIEEICTQMLFPVYITVAVIYVLSFAILLGFHFFIYRPLRQITEAATQYASGNLTYEIPVYTHDEMGYLSASLNYMSSQLKDMEEYQKKIVANVSHDFRSPLTSIRGYVQAMADGTIPPELHGKYLDIILFETERLTDLTKDLLTLNEFDTKELLLDKTQFDIQEMLKITAASFEGVCTSRRVSIELLLVADQVFVSADKRKIQQVLYNLLDNAVKFSENESSVVVEVTERGEKIFISIKDSGIGIPRKELNKIWERFYKSDLSRGKDKKGTGLGLAIVKEALAAHDEHINVISTEGVGTEFIFSLTRAS; this is translated from the coding sequence ATGAAGAGTACTCTGTACTTAAAATTTATTATAATATATATAATTTTCGGATTTCTCAGTTTTTTTACTGTTGGGATCTTATCCAGCCAGCTCATACTGAACCGGCTGGAAAAAAGTGATTCTCAAAACCTGTACAAAGAGGCCAATCTGATTGCCACCGATTATCTTCCCTCTTATTTTCTCGGGGAGGCTTCATCCTGGGCAGTCCATTCCCAGTTAAGCGCCATGAACTTATACTTAAATTCATCCCTCTGGTTTGTAGAATCTAACGGTACATTGATTACTTCCGCCAATCTGGACGGCACAAAGGCTCCCGAGGCCATTCAGGAGTTTGACCCTGCTGAGATTGGCAGCAACCAATTTATTATTGGGAACTATCATGGATATTTTGAGGAGGACATGATAACAGTCATGGCGCCTGTAACCCAAGGGTTCTATACCAAAGGATACCTCCTCATCCATAAACCGCTCTCCTACATTGAAGAAATATGTACGCAGATGCTGTTCCCCGTATATATCACTGTGGCTGTAATATACGTCCTGTCTTTTGCCATACTGTTAGGTTTCCATTTCTTTATATACCGTCCGCTGCGGCAAATCACTGAAGCCGCCACCCAGTACGCTTCGGGAAACTTAACCTATGAAATCCCTGTCTATACCCATGATGAGATGGGGTATCTGTCTGCGTCCTTAAATTATATGTCCTCCCAGTTAAAAGATATGGAAGAATACCAGAAAAAAATTGTAGCTAATGTCTCCCATGATTTCCGCTCTCCTCTCACATCTATCCGGGGGTATGTCCAGGCAATGGCAGATGGTACCATCCCTCCTGAACTGCATGGAAAGTATTTGGATATTATTTTATTTGAAACCGAGAGGCTGACTGACCTTACAAAGGATTTACTGACTCTGAATGAATTTGATACAAAAGAACTGCTTCTGGATAAAACCCAGTTCGATATTCAGGAGATGCTGAAAATAACCGCCGCCTCCTTTGAAGGCGTCTGCACAAGCAGGCGGGTTTCCATTGAACTTCTTCTCGTGGCTGACCAGGTATTTGTCTCTGCAGACAAAAGAAAAATCCAGCAGGTTCTTTATAATCTGCTGGACAATGCCGTGAAATTTAGTGAAAATGAATCTTCAGTGGTCGTAGAAGTAACTGAACGTGGAGAGAAAATATTTATTTCTATCAAAGATTCAGGAATTGGAATTCCCCGCAAAGAACTGAACAAAATCTGGGAGCGTTTTTATAAATCAGACCTGTCACGCGGCAAAGATAAAAAGGGCACTGGCCTGGGCCTTGCAATCGTCAAGGAAGCCCTGGCTGCCCATGATGAACATATAAATGTCATCAGCACGGAAGGAGTCGGAACAGAGTTTATCTTCTCCCTCACCCGTGCTTCCTAG
- a CDS encoding endonuclease MutS2 produces the protein MNQKTLNKLEYNKIISLLEEQASSMRGKQLCRKLRPMTDLQRINTFQEQTAAAFTRIIKKGRISLSDAFPVGESLKRLEIGGTLGSGELLRICKLLQTSARVKSYGRHDTQEDLTDCLDVYFQQLEPLTPLTSEIEHCILDEDEISDEASSTLKNIRRKISSLNDKVHATLTGLVNGSLRTYLQDPIITMRGDRYCVPVKSEYRSQVGGMIHDQSSTGSTLFIEPMAVVKLNNDLKELYAKEQEEIQVILAMLSTKAAEFTEEIRSNYKILTDLDFIFARGSLAISMNGSRPVLNTEGRIHIREGRHPLLDPKKVVPITVTLGEDFSLLIITGPNTGGKTVSLKTVGLFTLMGQAGLHIPAKDRSELAIFHQVYADIGDEQSIEQSLSTFSSHMTNIVSFLQKVDEKSLVLFDELGAGTDPTEGAALAIAILSHLHGRNIRTMATTHYSELKVYALSTPGIENACCEFDVESLKPTYRLLIGIPGKSNAFAISGRLGLPDYIIDSAREHLTEQDVSFEDLLTDLEASKKTIEQERRAIEAYKQEIETLKIQAKQKQERMDLQKERILREANEKASAVLREAKELADETMKNFRKFGKENISASEMEKERERLRLKIKETSAYGSIPVQKQKKAYKPEDFKLGESVRVLSMNLTGTVSSLPDTRGNVTVQMGILRSQVAISDLEIIEEPVPYTAKPLKHTSKGKLKMNKSLSVSPEINLLGKTVNEAVSELDKYLDDAILSHLSTVRVVHGKGTGALRKGIHEYLRRQKHVKSYRLGEFGEGDAGVTIVEFK, from the coding sequence ATGAATCAGAAAACATTAAATAAATTAGAATACAATAAGATTATTTCCCTTCTTGAGGAGCAGGCTTCCTCCATGAGGGGTAAGCAGCTCTGCAGAAAACTCAGGCCAATGACTGATCTTCAGCGTATTAATACATTTCAGGAGCAGACGGCCGCTGCATTTACAAGAATTATAAAAAAGGGACGTATTTCCTTAAGTGACGCATTCCCCGTAGGAGAATCTTTAAAACGCTTGGAAATTGGCGGAACATTAGGAAGTGGCGAACTACTGCGTATCTGCAAACTTTTACAGACTTCGGCCCGTGTAAAATCTTATGGGCGCCACGATACCCAGGAGGATTTAACTGACTGCCTAGATGTTTATTTCCAGCAGCTGGAACCTTTAACGCCCCTCACATCTGAAATTGAACATTGCATTTTAGATGAAGATGAGATCAGTGACGAGGCAAGCAGTACCCTGAAGAATATCCGCAGAAAGATTTCATCTCTAAACGACAAAGTACATGCTACACTTACCGGCCTGGTTAACGGGTCTCTCCGGACATATTTACAGGACCCTATTATCACTATGCGTGGAGACCGTTATTGTGTGCCTGTCAAATCGGAATACCGGAGCCAGGTAGGTGGTATGATACACGACCAGTCATCCACAGGCTCCACCTTGTTTATCGAACCAATGGCTGTGGTGAAACTTAACAATGACTTAAAAGAGCTCTATGCAAAGGAGCAGGAAGAAATTCAGGTAATTCTGGCCATGTTAAGTACGAAAGCCGCCGAATTTACAGAAGAAATCAGGTCAAATTATAAAATCCTGACAGATTTGGACTTCATTTTTGCCAGAGGTTCTCTGGCTATTTCCATGAATGGGAGTCGCCCTGTACTAAATACCGAAGGGCGTATCCATATCAGGGAAGGCCGCCATCCATTGCTGGATCCTAAAAAGGTAGTTCCTATTACCGTTACACTTGGAGAAGACTTTTCACTGCTGATTATTACCGGCCCCAATACGGGAGGAAAGACTGTCTCCCTGAAAACAGTGGGCCTTTTTACACTCATGGGGCAGGCCGGACTCCACATTCCAGCTAAGGACCGTTCTGAGCTGGCTATATTCCACCAGGTATATGCAGACATCGGAGATGAGCAAAGTATTGAACAGAGCCTGAGTACTTTTTCTTCCCACATGACCAATATTGTCTCATTTCTCCAGAAAGTGGATGAAAAGTCCCTGGTTCTTTTCGACGAGCTGGGCGCAGGGACAGACCCTACAGAGGGGGCGGCACTTGCCATTGCAATCCTGTCCCATCTCCATGGCAGGAATATCCGCACTATGGCAACTACCCATTATAGTGAGCTGAAAGTCTACGCCCTTTCCACACCAGGCATAGAAAACGCATGCTGTGAATTCGATGTAGAAAGCCTGAAGCCTACCTACCGGCTTTTAATTGGAATTCCCGGGAAAAGTAATGCTTTTGCCATATCTGGAAGACTAGGCCTCCCAGATTATATTATTGACAGCGCCCGTGAGCATCTGACAGAACAGGATGTATCTTTTGAGGATCTGCTGACAGATTTGGAGGCAAGTAAGAAAACTATTGAGCAGGAACGAAGGGCCATAGAGGCATACAAGCAAGAAATAGAAACCTTAAAAATCCAGGCAAAACAAAAACAGGAAAGAATGGATCTGCAAAAGGAACGTATCCTCAGAGAGGCCAACGAAAAGGCCAGCGCGGTACTTAGGGAAGCCAAAGAGCTGGCCGATGAGACCATGAAAAATTTCCGTAAATTTGGTAAAGAGAATATTTCCGCCTCTGAAATGGAAAAAGAACGGGAACGTCTCCGCCTGAAAATAAAAGAGACTTCTGCTTATGGATCCATTCCGGTCCAAAAGCAAAAGAAAGCATATAAACCGGAAGATTTTAAACTTGGAGAATCTGTCCGGGTTCTTAGCATGAATCTGACTGGAACCGTAAGCTCTCTTCCTGATACCCGGGGGAATGTGACTGTACAGATGGGAATCCTCCGTTCACAGGTAGCAATTTCCGATTTGGAAATCATAGAAGAACCCGTACCTTATACTGCCAAACCTCTGAAACATACTTCTAAAGGTAAGCTTAAGATGAATAAATCCCTGTCCGTAAGTCCTGAAATCAACCTCCTGGGAAAGACCGTTAATGAGGCTGTCTCAGAACTAGATAAATATCTGGACGACGCTATACTTTCACACCTGAGCACCGTAAGAGTGGTGCATGGAAAAGGCACCGGAGCACTCCGCAAAGGCATCCACGAATACTTAAGGCGCCAGAAACACGTCAAGTCATATAGATTAGGAGAGTTTGGTGAGGGCGATGCAGGCGTTACAATTGTAGAGTTTAAATAA
- the rlmD gene encoding 23S rRNA (uracil(1939)-C(5))-methyltransferase RlmD, giving the protein MQKNDVVTVTIEDMGMNGEGIGRVNGYTLFIKDAVIGDVIEAKLMKVKKNYGYAKMMNIISPSEARVVPKCKFARKCGGCQLQEMSYEQQLRFKYNKVKGNLERIGGIPASLIEGVMEPVIGMENPFCYRNKAQFPFGTDKDNNPITGFYAGRTHDIIANTDCMLGVAANQVILETVLDFMKKYKVGAYDEHSRKGIVRHVLIRYGFTTKEIMVCLVVNSKKLPYSSELVGQLKRIEGMASITLSVNTRDTNVIMGDNCEVLWGKRYITDFIGEIKYQISPLSFYQVNPVQTEKLYSLALEYAELKGNEIVWDLYCGIGTISLFLAQRARYVYGIEIVPQAVEDAKNNASINGITNAEFFTGKAEEILPEYYRETGQEDSETQKHMDVVVVDPPRKGCDELLLQTIAKMKPNRIVYVSCDSATLARDLKYLRKAGYELERVRVVDQFPMTVHVETVVKLSLR; this is encoded by the coding sequence ATGCAAAAAAATGATGTTGTCACAGTGACAATTGAAGATATGGGAATGAATGGGGAAGGTATAGGCAGAGTCAATGGCTATACCTTATTTATTAAGGATGCTGTCATTGGAGATGTCATAGAGGCGAAGCTTATGAAGGTGAAAAAGAATTATGGTTATGCGAAAATGATGAATATTATTTCTCCCTCAGAAGCACGGGTGGTTCCGAAGTGTAAGTTTGCAAGAAAGTGCGGGGGATGCCAGCTTCAGGAAATGTCCTATGAACAGCAGTTAAGGTTTAAGTATAATAAGGTTAAAGGGAATCTGGAGAGGATAGGGGGGATTCCTGCAAGTTTGATCGAGGGGGTTATGGAACCGGTTATAGGTATGGAGAACCCTTTCTGTTATAGAAATAAAGCCCAATTTCCTTTTGGCACTGATAAAGATAATAATCCAATCACTGGATTTTATGCAGGCAGGACACATGACATTATTGCCAATACAGATTGTATGCTGGGGGTAGCGGCGAACCAGGTAATTCTAGAAACCGTTTTGGATTTTATGAAGAAGTATAAAGTGGGGGCGTATGATGAACATAGTAGGAAAGGGATAGTCCGGCATGTTTTGATTCGCTATGGATTTACCACGAAAGAGATTATGGTTTGTCTGGTGGTAAACAGTAAAAAACTCCCCTATAGTTCTGAGCTTGTAGGGCAGCTCAAGAGGATTGAAGGGATGGCCAGTATTACATTGAGTGTTAATACAAGGGATACAAATGTGATAATGGGAGATAATTGCGAGGTGCTTTGGGGAAAGAGATATATTACAGATTTTATTGGGGAGATTAAATATCAAATTTCCCCTTTATCTTTTTATCAGGTAAACCCTGTCCAGACAGAAAAGCTTTATAGTTTGGCTTTGGAATATGCGGAACTTAAGGGAAACGAAATTGTTTGGGATCTGTATTGTGGAATTGGAACAATTTCTCTTTTTCTTGCTCAAAGGGCTAGATATGTGTATGGAATTGAAATAGTTCCTCAGGCGGTAGAGGATGCAAAAAATAATGCAAGCATAAATGGGATTACAAATGCTGAGTTTTTTACCGGGAAAGCGGAAGAGATTCTTCCTGAATATTATAGGGAAACTGGACAGGAAGATTCAGAAACCCAGAAGCATATGGATGTGGTCGTGGTTGATCCCCCCAGGAAAGGCTGCGATGAATTATTGCTGCAGACAATAGCGAAGATGAAGCCTAATAGAATTGTCTATGTGAGTTGTGATTCTGCTACATTGGCCCGGGATTTGAAGTATTTGAGAAAAGCCGGATATGAGCTGGAGAGGGTTAGGGTTGTAGACCAATTTCCGATGACGGTGCATGTGGAGACGGTAGTCAAATTATCCCTCAGATAA
- a CDS encoding transposase, translating to MAKNQKSYTPEFKQQIVDLYNAGGTSYPQLEREYGVSKSTLSTWVKQLSPIKISEEQTVTLKEYKALQKEIQRLKIENEILKKATAIFAKEQ from the coding sequence ATGGCGAAAAATCAAAAATCTTATACTCCGGAATTCAAGCAGCAGATCGTCGATCTTTACAATGCCGGAGGAACCTCCTATCCTCAACTGGAACGTGAATATGGCGTAAGTAAAAGTACTCTCAGCACTTGGGTAAAGCAATTATCACCAATCAAAATCTCAGAGGAACAAACCGTCACTCTCAAGGAGTATAAGGCTCTTCAAAAAGAAATCCAGCGCCTTAAAATCGAGAATGAAATATTAAAAAAAGCGACCGCCATATTCGCAAAAGAACAATAG
- a CDS encoding 23S rRNA methyltransferase, protein MEPGEESSYTPKEKAAYQKIKEYVKDKYGINVHTAYIAQVKRMCGLEMGENHHKSKKENPDIKYCPKEMEDFIDQDYIVPV, encoded by the coding sequence ATGGAGCCGGGGGAGGAAAGCAGCTACACCCCAAAAGAAAAGGCCGCTTATCAGAAAATCAAAGAGTACGTCAAGGATAAGTACGGTATAAATGTGCATACCGCTTATATTGCACAGGTGAAGCGTATGTGCGGCTTGGAGATGGGAGAAAACCATCATAAATCAAAGAAAGAAAATCCTGATATTAAATACTGTCCGAAAGAGATGGAAGATTTTATAGACCAAGACTATATTGTGCCTGTATGA
- a CDS encoding IS3 family transposase — protein sequence MQHNLKGYTVSQVCSALKFPRSTYYKALVRVPSNRQEEYKKFSHEVKQVYDDSKQRYGAVKICRILNGNGIPCSVKRVQRHMAKQGLRSVVVKKYNHQANHGVVPDDKANILGRDFEAETIYQKWCTDITCIHVQEEGWTYLASVMDLCSRKIIGYAYGTTMTAELAVEAVKNACLNVRNTHGILLHSDLGSQYTSQVFESYLHSQGIRHSFSRKGNPYDNACIESFHSVLKKEEVYLHTYQDIKEARRAIFEYIEGWYNRKRIHSAIGYMTPQQKEDEELKKSA from the coding sequence ATCCAGCATAACCTTAAAGGTTACACGGTGTCACAGGTTTGCAGCGCCTTGAAGTTTCCAAGAAGCACCTATTACAAAGCTTTGGTTCGTGTACCCTCAAACAGGCAGGAGGAATATAAGAAATTCAGCCATGAGGTGAAACAGGTTTATGATGATTCAAAACAGAGGTATGGCGCTGTTAAAATATGTCGTATCCTCAATGGCAACGGAATACCCTGTAGTGTAAAGCGTGTCCAGAGACATATGGCCAAACAGGGACTGAGGTCTGTGGTGGTAAAAAAGTATAACCACCAGGCAAACCACGGAGTTGTTCCTGATGATAAGGCAAATATTCTGGGGCGTGATTTTGAAGCGGAAACCATTTATCAGAAATGGTGTACGGATATTACCTGCATCCATGTGCAGGAAGAAGGCTGGACATATCTGGCTTCCGTGATGGACTTGTGCAGCCGAAAGATTATCGGATATGCCTATGGGACAACCATGACAGCTGAACTGGCAGTGGAGGCAGTAAAAAATGCCTGCCTGAATGTCAGGAATACGCATGGAATCCTCCTCCATAGTGATTTGGGAAGTCAGTACACGAGCCAGGTATTTGAGAGTTACCTGCACAGTCAGGGGATACGTCATTCATTCAGCCGTAAAGGGAATCCCTATGACAATGCCTGCATAGAATCTTTCCATTCTGTATTGAAAAAGGAAGAGGTCTATCTCCACACATATCAAGATATCAAAGAGGCTCGGAGAGCAATCTTTGAGTACATAGAGGGTTGGTATAACCGCAAAAGAATTCATAGTGCCATTGGCTATATGACACCACAGCAAAAGGAGGATGAAGAATTAAAAAAATCTGCATAG
- a CDS encoding LysR family transcriptional regulator yields MLEYFLMAAREENITKAAGLLHVTQPTLSRQLMQLEEELGVKLFERTGHSVTLTEEGILFRSRAQDIVALAEKAKNEIVQNEDTLTGTVSVGCVELKSVQELSAWIVSFQRQYPKVKFELYSGSNEDIQERMEQGSLELGLFLLPFNLSRYATISMRIRERWGVLIHRESPLAANRVIRPGELVGTPVVTIHVNTPAHKELIRWSGEYAKLMDFSMNYNVLHNAVIAAREQKGVAICLEPDCHYDEMKFIPFKPEIQVGSALAWKEERRHSKAVREFISYVQGQYKG; encoded by the coding sequence GTGTTAGAATACTTTCTGATGGCAGCCAGAGAGGAAAATATAACCAAAGCTGCCGGACTTCTTCATGTTACACAGCCAACCCTGTCTCGTCAACTTATGCAGTTGGAGGAAGAACTTGGAGTAAAACTGTTTGAGCGAACCGGTCATAGTGTTACGCTGACGGAGGAAGGAATTTTGTTCCGGAGCCGGGCGCAGGATATTGTGGCTTTGGCGGAAAAAGCCAAAAATGAAATCGTTCAAAATGAAGATACCCTTACGGGAACTGTGTCAGTCGGGTGTGTGGAACTAAAAAGTGTGCAGGAGCTGTCTGCTTGGATCGTATCTTTCCAGAGGCAGTACCCGAAGGTAAAGTTTGAACTTTACAGTGGAAGCAACGAGGATATTCAGGAACGCATGGAGCAGGGGTCTCTGGAATTGGGATTATTTTTACTGCCTTTCAACCTCTCAAGATATGCCACTATCTCAATGAGAATCCGGGAACGCTGGGGTGTTCTGATTCACAGGGAGTCGCCGTTAGCCGCAAACCGTGTCATTCGCCCAGGCGAGTTAGTGGGAACGCCTGTTGTTACGATTCATGTGAATACGCCAGCGCACAAGGAACTGATTCGATGGTCAGGGGAATATGCAAAATTGATGGATTTTTCTATGAATTACAATGTGCTGCACAATGCGGTGATTGCGGCGCGGGAGCAGAAAGGGGTAGCGATTTGCCTGGAGCCGGACTGCCATTATGATGAAATGAAATTTATCCCATTTAAACCGGAAATTCAAGTCGGTTCTGCCTTGGCGTGGAAAGAAGAACGCCGACATTCTAAAGCAGTACGGGAATTTATCAGTTATGTACAGGGACAGTATAAGGGATAA
- a CDS encoding S1C family serine protease has protein sequence MPYDDEQKKEPDEKSEEPDGGLEEEKFSFLQATVKPKPVTRKRILIQLTRVGIYGLIFGTFACLGFFALKPWAQSAFQGDPKTVTIPEDEEADTSSDEASQESEAMAPALTADNYKEMMKKVYEVAKEADKCVVSVQAAGDNDTLSAEGHGTEGSVAGFIVADNGQEILILCDNSVCADAKSWKVTFSDDSQYGATLKKQDRNSGLAVFGIARGEVSTTTWNAASVAVLGNSNLVTRGDAVIALGNTFGYAGGVGYGIISSNKYEEILADGERSILTTDIAAAADGTGILFNLNGEVIGMIDCGIWEAKETSTVKALAISDLKATIELLVNGQSVPYVGVYGTTINEAISEEQDMPTGIYVTQVNPDSPAMAAGIQNGDILQMVGDTKLTNTLSYEKAIMESRVGESVKIVGKRRGANGYVDIDFTVTVGSQE, from the coding sequence ATGCCGTACGATGATGAGCAGAAAAAGGAGCCGGATGAAAAATCAGAAGAGCCGGACGGAGGGTTAGAGGAAGAGAAGTTTTCTTTTTTGCAGGCCACTGTGAAGCCTAAGCCAGTGACAAGAAAAAGGATTCTGATACAACTCACGAGGGTGGGGATATACGGACTGATTTTCGGGACGTTTGCCTGCCTTGGTTTTTTTGCGCTTAAACCTTGGGCCCAGAGTGCGTTCCAGGGAGATCCAAAGACAGTTACCATACCAGAGGACGAGGAAGCTGACACCTCTTCTGATGAAGCCTCACAGGAAAGTGAGGCTATGGCTCCGGCGCTGACTGCTGATAATTATAAAGAGATGATGAAGAAAGTATATGAGGTTGCGAAGGAAGCAGATAAATGTGTTGTGTCCGTACAGGCGGCTGGAGATAATGATACTTTGTCAGCGGAGGGACATGGCACTGAAGGAAGCGTAGCAGGATTCATTGTGGCAGATAATGGGCAGGAGATATTGATTCTCTGTGACAATTCTGTGTGCGCAGATGCCAAGAGCTGGAAGGTCACATTTTCTGATGACAGCCAGTATGGAGCAACCTTAAAAAAGCAGGACAGAAACAGTGGACTGGCTGTATTTGGCATTGCCAGGGGAGAGGTTTCTACTACAACCTGGAATGCAGCATCGGTGGCCGTTCTGGGAAATTCTAATCTGGTAACGAGAGGGGATGCTGTGATTGCATTGGGCAATACATTTGGATATGCAGGCGGCGTGGGATATGGGATTATCAGCTCTAACAAATATGAAGAAATATTGGCAGACGGGGAAAGGAGCATATTGACTACAGATATTGCAGCGGCGGCAGATGGGACAGGGATTCTGTTTAATCTAAATGGTGAAGTGATTGGGATGATTGACTGTGGGATTTGGGAAGCTAAAGAGACAAGTACAGTAAAAGCTCTCGCCATTTCCGACTTAAAGGCTACAATAGAATTGCTGGTTAATGGCCAGAGCGTGCCTTACGTAGGGGTTTACGGCACCACGATTAATGAGGCTATTTCTGAAGAGCAGGACATGCCTACAGGGATTTATGTGACCCAGGTGAATCCGGATTCCCCGGCGATGGCTGCGGGGATTCAAAATGGAGACATTCTTCAAATGGTGGGTGATACGAAGCTGACTAATACACTATCCTATGAAAAGGCTATCATGGAAAGCCGTGTGGGGGAGAGTGTCAAGATAGTAGGAAAGCGCAGGGGCGCCAATGGTTATGTGGATATAGATTTTACAGTCACTGTCGGAAGTCAGGAGTAA